In Paenibacillus sp. J23TS9, a single genomic region encodes these proteins:
- a CDS encoding bi-domain-containing oxidoreductase, producing the protein MNQVIIRQGNAVVEQIPAPEIQKGTVLVQVNHSCISIGTELSGLKSSGVPLWKRAVQQPENVRKLMNIAASQGLSHTRNMLKLKAGAGQPSGYSAAGTVIEVGDGVSDLKEGDLVACAGAQFAHHAEVIRVPRNLVTPVPDGLGLAEASTVTLGAIAMQGLRRAAPTLGETFIVIGLGILGQLTVQLLKANGCRVIGTDLDSGRIALAKSLGMELAIQPQEESGVEAALRLTDGMGADGVIITAAARSSVILSEAFRMTRKKGRVVVVGDVGLEINRSDIYEKELDFYISTSYGPGRYDRNYEEKGQDYPLGYVRWTENRNMREFLRLAAEGKVRLEPMISRIFPVGEASEAYEYIQHAEKKPMMVLLSYPEQTEVRSLSHKVIINTRPHTIQRTDKKVHIGLIGAGEFAKNMHLPNINALSAKFELQAIMSQTGHNAAETAKQFGAVYAATSYRLLLQDPDIDAVLIATRHDTHASIVLDALRADKHVFVEKPLALTMSELGEIERFYDDISEGKPAPVLVTGFNRRFSPYALKIKEMLEQRSNPMILNYRMNAGYLPLDHWTQTEEGGGRNRGECCHIYDLFTYLTGSKVQRIHVSHLQPSTKHYSHTDNFVATMEFADGSVATVTYTALGSKLYPKEQMDIYVDGKNIFLDDYRRLSIAGSKVKGMETKISNKGQRETLERFADAVQGQSDWPIPLWEQIQAMEIALEVERSLSKGMMNL; encoded by the coding sequence ATGAATCAGGTAATTATTAGACAAGGAAATGCTGTGGTTGAACAAATTCCGGCACCCGAAATCCAAAAGGGAACCGTGCTGGTTCAGGTGAATCATTCCTGTATATCGATAGGAACCGAGCTTAGCGGACTTAAAAGCAGCGGAGTTCCGCTATGGAAACGCGCGGTTCAGCAGCCTGAAAACGTACGGAAGTTGATGAATATAGCCGCTTCACAAGGGTTATCCCATACTCGGAATATGCTTAAATTGAAAGCCGGTGCTGGACAACCATCTGGCTATTCGGCGGCCGGAACCGTTATTGAGGTCGGTGATGGGGTCTCGGACCTGAAGGAGGGTGACCTTGTCGCATGCGCGGGAGCACAGTTTGCCCATCATGCGGAAGTCATCCGGGTTCCAAGGAATTTGGTTACACCGGTACCCGATGGCTTGGGCTTGGCAGAGGCCAGTACAGTGACGCTCGGAGCAATCGCCATGCAGGGGTTACGGCGTGCTGCACCAACTCTTGGGGAGACATTTATTGTGATCGGGCTAGGCATTCTGGGGCAACTTACGGTACAACTGCTGAAGGCAAACGGATGCAGGGTCATTGGTACTGACCTGGATTCCGGGCGAATTGCACTGGCAAAAAGCTTAGGCATGGAGTTGGCTATACAGCCCCAGGAAGAGAGCGGTGTTGAAGCAGCACTCCGGCTCACGGATGGTATGGGGGCGGATGGCGTCATCATAACAGCAGCAGCGCGATCAAGTGTAATACTCTCCGAGGCCTTTCGGATGACACGGAAGAAAGGGCGTGTCGTCGTTGTAGGCGATGTGGGTCTCGAGATTAATCGATCCGACATCTACGAAAAGGAGCTGGATTTCTATATTTCTACATCTTATGGGCCGGGACGCTACGACCGGAACTATGAGGAGAAAGGGCAGGACTACCCGCTTGGATATGTACGATGGACGGAAAACCGGAATATGAGGGAGTTCTTGAGGCTGGCAGCGGAAGGAAAAGTGAGGCTTGAACCGATGATTTCCCGCATATTCCCGGTTGGAGAAGCGTCGGAAGCCTATGAATATATCCAACATGCGGAGAAAAAACCGATGATGGTGCTGCTTTCTTATCCGGAACAAACCGAAGTCCGCAGTTTGTCCCATAAGGTAATAATAAATACCCGGCCTCATACCATTCAGAGAACGGACAAGAAAGTACATATCGGATTGATCGGAGCAGGTGAATTTGCCAAAAACATGCATCTTCCGAATATTAATGCTTTATCCGCCAAATTTGAGCTGCAAGCGATCATGAGCCAAACCGGCCACAATGCAGCCGAGACAGCCAAACAATTCGGAGCAGTATATGCGGCTACAAGCTACCGGCTGCTTCTTCAGGACCCGGATATTGACGCAGTGCTTATTGCAACACGTCATGATACACATGCATCAATCGTTCTGGATGCACTACGGGCTGACAAGCATGTATTTGTGGAGAAGCCGCTGGCTCTGACCATGTCTGAGCTAGGGGAAATAGAACGGTTTTATGACGACATCTCTGAAGGAAAGCCAGCTCCGGTGCTGGTTACCGGCTTCAACCGCAGATTCTCACCCTACGCGTTGAAGATCAAGGAAATGCTCGAACAGCGAAGCAATCCCATGATTCTGAATTATAGAATGAATGCCGGATACCTCCCGCTGGATCATTGGACCCAGACGGAAGAAGGCGGAGGGCGAAACCGCGGGGAATGCTGTCATATTTATGACCTATTTACTTATTTGACAGGGAGCAAAGTACAGCGGATTCATGTATCTCATCTGCAACCCTCGACAAAGCATTACTCACACACGGATAATTTTGTCGCGACGATGGAGTTCGCGGACGGTTCCGTTGCCACAGTGACATACACCGCGCTTGGATCAAAATTATATCCCAAAGAGCAGATGGATATATACGTAGATGGGAAAAACATTTTTCTTGATGATTACCGCAGGCTGTCGATTGCAGGCAGTAAAGTGAAAGGAATGGAAACGAAGATCAGCAATAAAGGACAGCGGGAGACGCTGGAACGGTTTGCCGATGCGGTTCAGGGACAAAGCGATTGGCCAATTCCGCTATGGGAGCAAATTCAGGCGATGGAGATCGCGCTAGAAGTAGAACGATCATTATCAAAAGGAATGATGAACCTATGA
- a CDS encoding glycosyltransferase yields the protein MKVLYQTRYNIFTRKGGDTVQILKTKEFIEGRSPNIQIDINSDPKADLSSYDLVHIFNMLRPQETILFLENAKAQNKKVVLSTIFWRSTEFERQGQMGLRKMVNRLISYDGMERLRGLYRYYIDGEKHEGTSRLIRKGYTRLQREILEQADLLLPNGEGEMELIQSIFEPRMSLNYLVVPNAIDAGIFKYDADAQRDIVLCVGRFEPRKNQLNLIKAFNGLPFKLVLAGRAHETQQKYLKAMQMAIQNNNVEIVDEVDHGELQKLYSRARVHVLPSWYDTPGLVSLEAAVSGCNIVVTTRGTTREYFGDDAYYCEPGNIESIRKAIIDAYNAPYNQRLETRIISDFTWEQAAERTVDGYRLLLSREEQEVGAG from the coding sequence ATGAAGGTACTTTACCAAACCAGGTATAATATCTTCACGCGCAAAGGCGGAGATACGGTTCAAATCCTTAAAACCAAGGAATTCATCGAAGGCAGATCCCCGAATATACAAATAGACATTAACAGCGACCCTAAGGCTGACTTGTCCTCATATGACCTCGTACATATATTTAATATGCTGCGCCCACAGGAAACCATTCTGTTTCTGGAAAATGCTAAGGCCCAAAATAAAAAGGTCGTATTGTCCACCATTTTCTGGAGAAGCACGGAATTTGAGAGACAGGGGCAGATGGGTCTGCGGAAAATGGTTAATCGGCTGATCAGTTACGATGGAATGGAAAGATTAAGGGGGCTATACCGCTATTATATTGACGGGGAAAAGCATGAAGGGACTTCCAGGCTGATCCGGAAGGGTTATACGAGATTGCAGCGTGAGATTCTTGAACAGGCGGATCTCCTTCTTCCGAATGGAGAGGGTGAGATGGAACTCATTCAAAGTATCTTTGAGCCCCGGATGAGCTTGAATTATTTGGTAGTTCCGAATGCCATAGATGCAGGGATTTTCAAATATGATGCAGATGCGCAGCGGGATATCGTTCTATGCGTAGGAAGATTTGAGCCACGTAAAAACCAACTGAACCTGATCAAGGCTTTCAATGGACTTCCTTTCAAGCTGGTATTAGCGGGGCGGGCCCATGAAACGCAGCAAAAGTATTTGAAGGCAATGCAAATGGCCATTCAAAACAATAACGTTGAAATTGTGGATGAGGTAGATCACGGTGAGCTGCAAAAGCTGTACAGCCGTGCCAGGGTACATGTCCTGCCCAGTTGGTATGACACACCAGGATTAGTATCGCTTGAAGCAGCGGTCAGCGGGTGCAACATTGTGGTTACGACGAGGGGAACGACAAGGGAATACTTTGGAGACGATGCTTATTATTGTGAGCCAGGGAATATCGAAAGCATCCGAAAGGCAATTATTGACGCCTATAACGCGCCTTACAATCAGCGGCTGGAGACTAGAATTATTTCCGATTTCACTTGGGAGCAAGCGGCGGAACGAACCGTAGATGGCTACAGGCTGCTGCTGAGCCGGGAAGAGCAGGAGGTGGGCGCTGGATGA
- a CDS encoding lipopolysaccharide biosynthesis protein yields MPTDNRKMLSSGAVYLCSSILTQLVNLLLIPLYTRNLSQEQFGQYDLIISVQMLLSLMITLGVHSGMVRFFNEFENRRELRNTALTFALVWGTICIGGAWALGPLVSPFVFNAAEGSGLYIPYVVMISVFSCLNLIYSSSYSMQFKALKSSSIQFSVVLSTLFFALYFFLSRDMGIVGILTAQLFSNVLVFIVLFVLNLGTYRFIIKRDPIRQMLGYGSGLLLGDISAWVLSLSDRFLIKGYMNLSSVAVYSIGYKIGMLINPAFITPFMSVFTAFKFKAYKDEDGPEKIRKMFRLYNFVGWLCVLGLTLFAHMAVRIVATEEYSSAGTLVPLISFSYFLSGSLAFYSLGLHIANKMRINYLISLLAALINVACNIVLIPWLGIYGSALATVISYAVTSAVFYHYGSKYYPLGLSIFYPYKYLAIYLPAYALHAVFMRIEHSLLIEIALNVLLVAAFIACSLIFKFVSIRELTGDLLLALNRKSKNLLMEGVKSES; encoded by the coding sequence GTGCCAACCGATAACCGGAAAATGCTGTCCAGCGGCGCCGTATATCTCTGCTCCTCGATCCTGACGCAGCTCGTTAATCTGCTGCTTATTCCGCTCTACACCCGGAATCTGTCTCAGGAGCAGTTCGGCCAGTATGACCTGATCATCAGCGTCCAAATGCTGCTGTCTTTGATGATTACCCTCGGAGTCCACTCTGGAATGGTCCGCTTCTTTAACGAATTCGAGAACAGACGGGAGCTGCGGAATACGGCACTGACCTTTGCGCTCGTATGGGGTACTATCTGTATTGGAGGTGCATGGGCGCTCGGTCCCTTGGTGTCCCCATTCGTGTTTAACGCGGCTGAAGGCTCCGGCTTGTACATTCCTTACGTGGTGATGATTTCGGTCTTCTCCTGCCTGAACCTGATTTATTCGAGTTCTTATTCCATGCAGTTTAAAGCGCTAAAGTCGAGCTCCATCCAGTTTTCGGTCGTTTTGTCGACGCTATTTTTTGCATTATATTTTTTTCTCTCCAGGGATATGGGCATCGTCGGCATATTAACGGCTCAGCTATTCAGCAACGTGCTGGTGTTTATCGTGCTGTTTGTGCTGAATCTCGGCACGTACCGTTTTATCATCAAGCGCGATCCGATCCGCCAAATGCTGGGCTATGGCTCTGGCCTCCTGCTCGGGGACATTTCCGCCTGGGTTCTCAGCTTAAGCGACCGTTTTTTGATCAAAGGGTATATGAACTTATCCTCAGTTGCCGTATATTCTATCGGGTATAAGATCGGTATGCTGATCAATCCGGCCTTCATCACCCCGTTCATGTCCGTTTTTACGGCTTTCAAGTTCAAAGCATACAAGGATGAGGATGGGCCCGAGAAAATACGGAAGATGTTCCGCCTCTATAATTTCGTGGGCTGGTTATGCGTACTGGGATTGACGCTGTTCGCCCATATGGCGGTCCGAATCGTGGCGACGGAAGAATACAGCAGCGCGGGCACTTTGGTACCACTCATCTCGTTCTCGTATTTTTTGTCTGGCAGTCTTGCTTTTTACTCCCTGGGACTTCATATCGCGAATAAAATGCGCATCAACTACCTGATTTCCTTGTTGGCAGCCCTTATTAACGTCGCCTGTAACATCGTATTGATTCCATGGCTCGGGATTTACGGCTCGGCTTTGGCAACGGTTATCTCGTATGCGGTCACGAGCGCCGTTTTTTATCATTACGGTTCCAAATATTATCCGCTCGGTCTCAGTATTTTTTATCCTTATAAATATCTTGCTATTTATTTGCCAGCTTATGCCTTGCATGCGGTTTTCATGCGGATCGAGCACTCCTTACTGATTGAGATTGCGCTGAACGTACTGCTTGTGGCAGCCTTTATTGCCTGCAGTCTGATCTTCAAATTCGTATCCATCCGGGAACTGACCGGGGACCTGCTGCTGGCACTGAACCGCAAATCCAAAAACCTACTCATGGAAGGAGTGAAGTCGGAGTCATGA
- a CDS encoding GNAT family N-acetyltransferase, with product MKTVVIRCLEELCRWERPWKELTENLEYPEIFSTWEWLQSYVSHMFSPNRQLFVVLVIDQDRCIAAAPMCIVQQPIKWMRIRSLQFILSGTGETNSFYIHKYVHYMKALKEIFNVLHAHRQEWDCIDLHNIHSLDPVTGLIGQACGSDYDVFSHSRSITPYVNLERFHQGKLARSRIKAIERKERKLRNDLETRLEIHVLIEERTWENLIDMHKERWAQSLFGVQETMRFYGDIISKFHELDGAHISYIEINGSVASAMLTFSHKSKVYLYITSFSQQYMEYGVGLILLNKVMEHYLQSGITEIDLMSGTQEYKFFWSDTVRVNNHIRMIERQSGKTWLKAYTLLQVNKDHLKSLLFEKAQHRRVRR from the coding sequence ATGAAAACGGTAGTGATTCGGTGTCTGGAAGAGCTGTGCCGATGGGAACGACCTTGGAAGGAATTGACGGAGAACTTGGAGTATCCAGAAATTTTCAGCACGTGGGAATGGCTGCAATCTTACGTGTCCCATATGTTCAGCCCAAACCGACAGCTTTTTGTCGTCCTGGTCATCGACCAGGACCGATGCATCGCAGCCGCTCCGATGTGCATCGTCCAACAGCCTATCAAATGGATGAGAATCAGATCCCTGCAGTTCATTCTTTCCGGAACGGGGGAGACCAACAGCTTCTACATACATAAATATGTTCACTACATGAAGGCATTAAAAGAAATATTCAACGTACTGCATGCCCATCGGCAGGAATGGGACTGTATCGATCTGCATAATATCCATTCGCTGGATCCCGTGACGGGTCTGATCGGGCAGGCATGCGGAAGCGATTATGATGTATTCAGCCATTCCAGGTCCATTACCCCGTACGTGAACTTGGAACGGTTTCATCAAGGGAAGTTAGCCCGAAGTCGTATCAAGGCGATCGAGCGCAAAGAGCGGAAGCTGCGGAATGATCTTGAGACAAGGCTGGAAATCCATGTGCTTATCGAGGAAAGGACATGGGAGAACCTGATTGACATGCACAAGGAGCGGTGGGCACAGAGCCTGTTTGGCGTTCAGGAGACGATGCGCTTCTACGGCGACATCATCTCCAAGTTTCATGAGCTGGATGGGGCGCATATTTCCTATATCGAAATTAACGGCAGCGTTGCCTCAGCAATGCTGACCTTTAGCCATAAAAGCAAGGTATATCTTTACATCACGTCCTTCTCCCAACAATACATGGAATACGGAGTGGGCCTGATTCTCCTCAACAAAGTCATGGAGCATTACTTGCAGAGCGGGATTACGGAAATCGATTTGATGAGCGGCACCCAGGAATACAAATTTTTTTGGTCGGATACAGTTCGCGTAAACAACCATATCCGCATGATTGAAAGACAGAGCGGGAAGACATGGCTGAAAGCATACACCCTGCTTCAGGTGAACAAGGATCATCTGAAATCACTCTTATTCGAGAAAGCGCAGCACCGCCGGGTAAGGCGATGA
- a CDS encoding glycosyltransferase family 4 protein produces the protein MKLILVGPVPPPIGGISIHIQRLGEVLRERQADFFIYNEANVADAERQILPMGSYKTFLLKIPFIQGDLFHFHSIDLRIRILLGVYKVLGKRIMLTVHGDSLSQQLQQSSPLTKKLLLGSLRRLDYIICVSETTTQMLLQLGFQPDRVRTIPAYIHPVECIDDALKIPPEVHRFMEQADFLIAANGFVRPLQDGDLYGIDLLVEMMKELVDDGVSVRLLFAMLGAADQSAEERAYYDRLKRRIADDGLSERILFYEAVDTELYPLLKKSHLFIRPTRLDGFGVSIAEAVHFNVPAIASDVCRRPEGTILFESGDLPGLVRQVRQVMHNYNTCKEAVTGIMTGDYAADLIGIYDKLSGEKMPAESKGIARANR, from the coding sequence ATGAAACTGATTCTGGTGGGACCGGTTCCTCCGCCGATTGGGGGCATATCTATTCATATTCAAAGACTGGGCGAGGTCTTGCGTGAAAGGCAGGCGGACTTCTTCATTTATAATGAAGCGAACGTTGCCGACGCGGAGCGGCAAATACTGCCAATGGGCAGCTACAAAACATTTTTATTGAAGATCCCATTTATCCAAGGGGATCTTTTTCATTTTCATTCTATAGATCTGCGAATTCGAATTCTTCTTGGCGTGTATAAGGTCTTAGGCAAAAGAATCATGCTTACGGTTCATGGCGATAGTCTGTCGCAGCAGCTTCAGCAATCTAGTCCTTTAACCAAAAAGCTGCTGCTGGGAAGCCTGAGGCGGTTGGACTATATCATATGCGTCAGTGAAACAACGACGCAGATGTTGTTGCAGCTTGGTTTCCAACCGGATCGAGTGCGTACTATTCCGGCATACATTCATCCTGTGGAGTGCATTGATGATGCATTGAAGATTCCGCCAGAAGTCCACCGGTTCATGGAACAAGCCGATTTCCTGATCGCAGCGAACGGTTTCGTCCGGCCGCTGCAGGACGGCGACTTGTACGGTATCGATCTTTTGGTGGAAATGATGAAGGAACTGGTGGACGACGGGGTGTCGGTTCGACTCCTGTTTGCCATGCTGGGCGCAGCAGATCAAAGCGCGGAAGAGCGGGCGTATTACGATCGGCTTAAACGCAGGATTGCGGATGATGGCCTCTCGGAAAGGATACTTTTCTATGAAGCCGTAGATACCGAGTTGTACCCTCTATTAAAAAAGAGCCATCTGTTTATCCGGCCTACCCGCCTGGATGGGTTTGGGGTATCGATCGCCGAAGCTGTTCATTTTAACGTTCCTGCAATTGCTAGCGACGTATGCAGAAGACCTGAGGGAACCATTCTGTTTGAATCGGGTGATCTGCCGGGGCTGGTAAGGCAGGTGCGGCAGGTCATGCATAACTACAATACCTGTAAGGAGGCAGTCACAGGCATCATGACAGGGGACTACGCGGCCGATTTGATCGGAATCTATGACAAATTGTCAGGCGAAAAGATGCCTGCGGAAAGTAAAGGGATAGCCCGTGCCAACCGATAA
- a CDS encoding GNAT family N-acetyltransferase, whose translation MNTKIITDMDGFLSIREDWERLADQDPDATYYSTFEFNFSWWQTFGGEKNKELFILCHYRDNVMVAIAPLMIRVIDKKIVKCRVLSFLGKGDYFNFIIDSSKFKSSAIIRELMNTVEEHSGRWDKVELTHLRMDTQLLKYLMRHDRYSKHTEYLTSCARINSDDYCSYADFEKEMLSTKLRRKRVKLQDDTGYRFRVVTGSQSEDMYDKIAHIHQLEKKYLNEVKGRHERGSLFEDKNNEHFLKRLFKGNDKILFFYLESEDGEIIIYKCCYLYRNVLYGWNTGYSPKFSHYHGISDVLLMEMVESLFHSSCTKQIDFGAGTYSWKFRWTNRFSVSYSFNMWNESSQQSKLLRLLIQSREIVRAFKGLKNAL comes from the coding sequence ATGAATACCAAAATCATCACCGACATGGACGGGTTCCTCTCGATCCGGGAGGATTGGGAAAGACTGGCCGACCAGGATCCGGATGCGACCTATTACAGCACGTTTGAGTTCAACTTTTCCTGGTGGCAGACGTTCGGAGGCGAGAAAAACAAGGAACTGTTCATCCTCTGCCATTACCGGGACAACGTGATGGTAGCCATTGCACCGCTGATGATTCGCGTCATCGACAAGAAAATCGTCAAATGCAGGGTGCTGAGCTTCCTTGGAAAGGGAGACTATTTCAATTTTATTATCGATTCCAGCAAGTTCAAGTCATCTGCGATCATCCGGGAATTGATGAATACGGTAGAGGAACATTCGGGAAGATGGGACAAAGTCGAGCTGACCCATTTGCGAATGGATACGCAGCTTCTCAAGTACTTGATGCGGCATGACCGGTATAGCAAGCATACCGAATACCTGACCTCCTGTGCCCGGATCAACAGCGATGATTATTGCTCGTATGCCGATTTTGAGAAAGAAATGTTGAGTACCAAGCTTCGCCGCAAACGGGTAAAGCTGCAGGACGACACGGGGTACAGGTTCAGAGTCGTCACCGGCAGCCAAAGTGAGGATATGTACGATAAAATCGCCCACATTCACCAGCTTGAAAAAAAATACCTGAACGAGGTGAAGGGCAGACATGAACGGGGAAGCCTGTTTGAAGACAAGAACAACGAGCATTTTCTGAAAAGGTTGTTCAAAGGTAATGATAAGATTTTGTTTTTTTACCTCGAATCCGAAGACGGCGAAATTATCATTTACAAGTGCTGCTACTTGTACCGGAACGTATTGTACGGCTGGAACACGGGATATTCGCCCAAGTTCTCCCACTACCACGGCATTTCGGACGTGCTTCTGATGGAGATGGTCGAAAGTCTGTTCCACAGCAGCTGCACGAAGCAGATTGATTTCGGAGCGGGCACGTATTCGTGGAAATTCCGCTGGACGAACCGGTTCTCGGTGAGTTATTCCTTCAACATGTGGAATGAATCCAGCCAGCAATCCAAGCTGCTGCGGCTGTTGATTCAATCCAGGGAAATCGTGCGGGCCTTCAAGGGACTCAAAAACGCGTTATGA
- a CDS encoding O-antigen ligase has protein sequence MLILMLIFIPVMLAGLVVAVNILPNKRKTVMPVCLLMLAMVSSIQLSLGYQDVYLDVTVFVLFSVDLSLLVHLVFKSKYQSIKKDNEIRNRFQLVIISFAVILLLITIQGSTLEITEIGLYIYYINLYLNLLLLTLLFYLLSKLEAQTSTILLCVVGFSVCNSLLGLLQYATNKSLLLFSAEDSINYYEGVRIAKRVVGFVGASNGAGNLGAILFPVLLYYFIQKKSLFSLTAVLLNTVFLFLTFTRIGYLSVSIQFLIFLFYVRMGTRYRLLKKLGTIFVAAFAAVLAYQIFYDQLFRILFLDRGDTESHRFVQFNMAFRLLKEHAWFGLGAGQYVPYMQTYHGIDDIALHSQFINVLVEQGIFGFITFFLVYAALFIWSLGKYKGERWFPAALFLGNFIVVNFNPNQYYSLCTYTFFMIALGLVFTRRDTFSRYSIEENRPLETANYPKPNDHGINIMQVNKGA, from the coding sequence ATGCTGATTTTAATGCTTATATTCATACCGGTGATGCTGGCGGGACTGGTTGTAGCCGTGAACATTCTACCGAATAAAAGGAAGACTGTTATGCCGGTCTGCCTTTTGATGTTAGCGATGGTAAGCAGTATACAGCTGAGTCTCGGCTATCAGGACGTCTATCTGGATGTGACGGTTTTCGTTCTGTTCAGCGTGGATTTGTCGCTGCTGGTACATTTAGTGTTCAAGAGCAAATACCAGTCTATTAAAAAAGACAATGAAATCCGAAACAGATTTCAACTTGTGATAATTTCGTTTGCTGTCATCCTATTGTTGATTACAATACAAGGTTCAACCCTTGAAATCACGGAGATCGGTCTGTATATCTATTATATCAATCTGTACTTGAATCTGCTGCTTCTGACGTTATTATTTTATTTACTCAGTAAGCTTGAAGCTCAAACATCTACGATTTTACTCTGCGTCGTTGGTTTTTCGGTCTGTAATTCCTTACTTGGGCTGCTTCAATATGCTACGAACAAATCGCTTCTTTTATTTTCGGCGGAGGACTCGATCAATTATTACGAGGGAGTCAGAATCGCCAAGCGTGTCGTGGGCTTTGTTGGAGCGAGCAACGGTGCCGGCAACCTCGGCGCGATTTTGTTCCCTGTTCTGCTGTACTATTTCATACAGAAAAAAAGCTTGTTCAGCTTGACAGCGGTATTACTGAACACCGTTTTCCTGTTCCTTACCTTTACCCGCATCGGCTATCTATCCGTTAGCATACAGTTCCTGATATTTCTTTTTTATGTGAGGATGGGAACCCGTTACCGGCTGCTTAAGAAACTGGGGACGATCTTCGTCGCGGCTTTCGCGGCCGTGCTGGCGTACCAAATCTTTTATGATCAGCTGTTCCGAATCTTATTCCTGGACCGGGGAGATACCGAGTCCCACCGGTTCGTCCAATTTAATATGGCTTTCCGGTTGCTGAAAGAGCATGCTTGGTTCGGACTTGGCGCAGGCCAGTATGTTCCTTACATGCAGACGTATCATGGCATTGACGATATTGCCCTGCATTCACAGTTTATCAATGTTCTTGTTGAACAGGGAATCTTCGGCTTTATCACGTTTTTTCTCGTGTATGCAGCCCTATTTATATGGAGTCTTGGAAAATACAAAGGGGAGAGATGGTTTCCGGCTGCGCTGTTTCTCGGCAACTTTATCGTTGTCAATTTTAATCCGAACCAATATTACAGCCTCTGTACCTACACCTTTTTTATGATTGCTTTAGGACTTGTTTTTACCCGGAGAGATACTTTTTCACGGTATTCGATTGAGGAAAATAGACCTTTGGAGACGGCAAATTACCCGAAGCCAAATGACCATGGCATCAATATAATGCAAGTGAATAAGGGGGCATGA